In Acidobacteriota bacterium, the following are encoded in one genomic region:
- a CDS encoding cation:proton antiporter — MLMSPIFLPASFTGAGGDQVLFELFIIFAAAKIAAEVFERFKQPAVVGEILAGVVIGPSMLKLVAPSQVTQALSEIGVMLLLFMVGLEINSSALLKVGGRALLVAVSGVVVPFIAGWATFRLWQATSYQSIFMGAALVATSVGITARVLGTMHVLNTQASQIILGAAVIDDILGLIVLSIVSSLARGGINYAELGVTVGLSIGFTVFVMVVGTRLVKRAQPQIENLKVNEAYFIVGILLCLGLSWLGTLVGVAALIGAFLAGMALGESTEHTKLHAQASSVMEFSVPFFLVSIGLQLDLSVFKDTQVITLAVVTTFIAVVTKLIACGLVALPMGKRTALQVGMGMVPRGEVGIIVAQIGLKSQVLTPALYAVVIFMAVATTLIAPPFLAVLFKPSPIEPDVLVEEGSSEFVEPDQSLSDLG, encoded by the coding sequence ATGCTGATGTCACCGATCTTTCTTCCAGCGAGTTTCACTGGAGCCGGCGGCGATCAGGTTTTATTTGAACTGTTTATCATTTTTGCCGCCGCCAAAATTGCGGCTGAAGTGTTTGAACGGTTCAAACAGCCAGCCGTTGTGGGCGAGATTCTGGCTGGGGTTGTCATTGGCCCAAGTATGCTCAAACTGGTGGCTCCCTCCCAGGTCACGCAGGCACTCTCTGAAATTGGTGTCATGCTGCTTCTGTTCATGGTTGGGTTGGAAATTAACTCCAGCGCCCTTTTGAAAGTGGGAGGTCGAGCCCTGCTGGTGGCAGTTTCGGGTGTTGTCGTGCCATTCATCGCCGGATGGGCGACTTTTCGTCTGTGGCAGGCAACATCGTATCAAAGTATTTTTATGGGAGCGGCGTTGGTGGCCACCAGCGTTGGGATTACGGCCCGGGTGCTGGGCACGATGCACGTTCTCAACACTCAAGCCAGCCAGATTATCCTTGGGGCCGCAGTAATTGACGATATTTTGGGGTTGATTGTCTTGAGTATTGTCAGCAGTCTGGCACGGGGCGGAATTAACTATGCTGAACTTGGGGTGACGGTGGGGCTTTCAATTGGATTTACTGTGTTTGTGATGGTGGTGGGGACGCGCCTGGTCAAACGGGCACAACCACAAATCGAAAACCTGAAAGTAAATGAAGCCTATTTCATTGTTGGAATTTTATTGTGTCTTGGGTTGTCGTGGTTGGGCACGCTGGTTGGCGTCGCGGCGTTGATTGGTGCTTTCCTGGCGGGAATGGCGCTGGGTGAATCCACCGAACATACCAAATTGCACGCTCAGGCCAGTTCCGTCATGGAGTTCTCGGTTCCATTCTTTCTTGTCAGCATCGGGCTTCAGCTTGACCTGAGCGTTTTTAAAGATACTCAGGTGATCACCCTGGCTGTGGTCACAACCTTCATTGCCGTGGTAACCAAGTTAATTGCCTGCGGATTGGTGGCGTTGCCAATGGGGAAACGAACGGCCCTGCAAGTTGGAATGGGGATGGTTCCGCGCGGAGAGGTGGGTATTATTGTGGCTCAAATTGGCTTGAAAAGTCAGGTATTAACCCCGGCTCTGTATGCCGTTGTCATATTTATGGCGGTTGCCACGACGCTCATTGCTCCACCGTTTCTGGCGGTTTTGTTTAAACCAAGCCCGATTGAGCCAGATGTTTTGGTCGAAGAGGGTAGCTCTGAGTTTGTTGAGCCTGATCAATCACTCTCAGATCTCGGATGA
- the glmM gene encoding phosphoglucosamine mutase, which yields MKKYFGTDGIRCVAGEFPLQPRALNVLGAALVTEFSHRLGRQPSFVIGGDTRESTSWIAGALGWGIRSAGGKLVSAGVIPTPGVAYLTSVMKFDAGVVISASHNPFQDNGIKIFLPSGQKQDHALETALELALESPAQMAADQTDRGESLDLRTDDNLSARYLEFLCSEIGRELSLSKLKLAVDCANGAASYYARVVLESLGAQVYTIGANPDGENINLNCGSLHLENLQALVQEIGADLGIAFDGDADRCLFVDHKGNLVDGDATLFLMAKWLDEQEKLAPRQVVATVMSNLGLELALRDRHVELIRANVGDKYVLEELLRTGALIGGEQSGHIIFPYIGLAGDGMVTALQILRVVAEKQQSLAELTQELTTCPQILINVRVREKIPFAQVPAIAEVAHQIENHFAGRGRLLLRYSGTEKLARVMVEGENLEDVTTQAQILAAIIQKELGQNECD from the coding sequence ATGAAAAAGTACTTCGGAACCGATGGTATTCGCTGTGTGGCCGGTGAATTTCCATTGCAGCCACGCGCCCTGAATGTTTTGGGCGCCGCCCTGGTGACAGAGTTTTCTCACCGACTTGGCCGGCAGCCATCCTTTGTAATTGGCGGTGATACCCGAGAGTCCACATCCTGGATTGCCGGTGCCCTGGGTTGGGGAATTCGGTCAGCAGGTGGAAAGCTGGTCTCAGCCGGGGTTATTCCAACGCCAGGCGTGGCGTATTTGACTTCCGTCATGAAGTTTGACGCCGGTGTGGTGATCTCGGCTTCCCACAATCCCTTTCAAGACAATGGGATTAAGATTTTCCTCCCAAGTGGCCAAAAACAAGATCACGCCCTGGAAACCGCTCTGGAGCTGGCACTGGAATCGCCTGCCCAGATGGCGGCTGATCAGACTGATCGCGGAGAATCACTTGACCTTCGAACCGATGACAACCTTTCGGCACGCTACCTTGAGTTTCTCTGTTCTGAAATTGGAAGAGAACTGTCACTCTCAAAATTGAAACTGGCCGTGGATTGTGCCAACGGAGCCGCCAGTTATTATGCCCGGGTGGTCCTCGAAAGTCTCGGGGCTCAAGTTTATACCATTGGAGCGAACCCTGACGGGGAAAACATCAATTTGAATTGTGGATCACTTCATCTGGAGAACCTCCAGGCGCTGGTTCAAGAAATTGGGGCGGACTTAGGAATTGCCTTTGATGGTGATGCTGACCGCTGCCTGTTTGTTGATCACAAAGGCAATCTGGTGGATGGCGATGCCACACTGTTTCTGATGGCAAAATGGCTGGATGAACAGGAAAAACTCGCTCCACGGCAGGTCGTTGCCACAGTTATGAGCAACCTTGGCCTGGAACTGGCACTCCGGGACCGCCACGTTGAACTGATTCGGGCCAACGTTGGCGACAAATATGTGCTTGAAGAACTCCTGCGGACAGGTGCTCTGATTGGTGGTGAACAATCAGGCCATATTATTTTTCCCTACATTGGTCTGGCTGGCGATGGAATGGTCACCGCGCTTCAAATTCTCAGGGTTGTGGCCGAAAAACAACAATCACTGGCTGAGCTAACCCAGGAATTAACCACGTGCCCGCAAATCCTGATCAACGTTCGTGTCCGTGAAAAAATTCCATTTGCCCAGGTTCCAGCCATTGCCGAGGTGGCACACCAGATTGAAAATCACTTTGCTGGTCGCGGAAGGCTCCTTCTTCGATATTCTGGAACTGAAAAACTCGCTCGCGTTATGGTCGAAGGTGAAAACCTTGAGGATGTCACAACCCAGGCCCAAATCCTGGCGGCCATCATTCAAAAGGAACTGGGACAAAACGAATGTGATTAG
- the sat gene encoding sulfate adenylyltransferase: protein MISPHGGRLIHRVATPEVRAELLDRAASLPRLILGSREISDLEMIADGAFSPLEGFMNRADYESVRDHMHLASGLPWSIPITLSATTEQAAQFTEGQEIALYNGDDELLAVMNLEEKSPYTQADKEQEAEKVYRTTEAAHPGVKAVYDMGDVLLAGPITLVNHLTGLPFTDHRRTPAQTRAAFAERGWERVVGFQTRNPVHRAHEYIQKVALEIVDGLMLHPLVGDTKSDDIPADVRMKCYQVLLDNYYPQNRVLLSVFPAAMRYAGPREAIFHAIVRKNYGCTHFIVGRDHAGVGNYYGTYDAQLIFKEFDARALDITPLFFEHTVFCRKCGSMVSPKTCPHGNEQHVFLSGTKVREMLQRGEIPPVEFTRPEVAEILIESMRVASAAV, encoded by the coding sequence ATGATTTCACCTCATGGAGGTCGCCTCATTCACAGAGTTGCTACACCCGAAGTTCGTGCCGAACTACTTGACCGGGCAGCTTCCCTTCCTCGCTTGATCCTTGGTTCACGTGAAATTTCAGATTTGGAAATGATTGCTGATGGTGCATTTTCACCGCTCGAAGGTTTTATGAACCGGGCTGATTATGAAAGTGTCCGCGATCATATGCACCTGGCGTCTGGGCTTCCGTGGTCAATTCCGATTACCCTTTCAGCCACCACTGAACAAGCCGCGCAGTTTACCGAAGGTCAGGAAATCGCCCTGTACAACGGCGATGACGAGCTGCTGGCAGTGATGAACCTGGAAGAAAAATCTCCCTATACCCAGGCAGATAAAGAACAAGAAGCCGAAAAAGTCTATCGTACGACTGAGGCCGCCCATCCAGGTGTCAAGGCGGTCTATGATATGGGAGACGTGCTGCTGGCCGGACCAATTACGCTGGTCAATCACCTGACTGGACTTCCTTTTACGGATCATCGGCGGACACCAGCTCAAACTCGGGCCGCGTTTGCCGAACGCGGTTGGGAACGGGTGGTTGGATTCCAAACGCGTAATCCAGTCCACCGGGCTCACGAATACATTCAAAAAGTTGCACTCGAAATTGTTGATGGCCTGATGCTCCACCCACTGGTTGGGGACACCAAATCCGATGATATCCCGGCGGATGTCCGCATGAAGTGCTATCAGGTATTGCTCGACAATTACTACCCACAAAACCGGGTGCTGCTGTCTGTCTTTCCAGCCGCCATGCGCTACGCTGGGCCACGCGAAGCAATTTTTCATGCCATTGTCCGCAAAAATTATGGATGCACCCATTTTATTGTGGGTCGTGACCATGCCGGCGTGGGCAATTATTACGGCACGTATGACGCCCAATTGATCTTTAAGGAATTTGATGCGCGCGCGCTGGATATCACCCCGCTTTTCTTTGAACACACTGTCTTTTGCCGCAAATGTGGCAGCATGGTTTCCCCAAAAACCTGCCCACACGGAAACGAACAGCACGTGTTTCTGTCAGGGACCAAAGTTCGCGAAATGCTCCAGCGAGGTGAAATTCCGCCGGTTGAATTCACTCGCCCTGAAGTTGCCGAAATCCTGATTGAGTCAATGCGAGTTGCCAGCGCCGCAGTCTAG
- a CDS encoding DNA-3-methyladenine glycosylase: protein MDQLELPFFERDTLTVARDLLGCRLVRGRLEGMIVETEAYTTDAASHGLLPGERSRLMKETTGRVYVYLIYGMYHCLNFTADTTGPGAVLIRAIEPQKGFESQSPAHHWHKLANGPGKLCRLFGIDLSYNGSLVGDKIQLLKPETEVEVATSPRIGITKAVELPWRFYIPGNKAVSRFKTPPPTVLQSSEI, encoded by the coding sequence ATGGATCAACTCGAACTTCCCTTTTTTGAAAGAGATACACTAACGGTTGCCCGTGATCTGCTCGGGTGTCGGTTGGTACGTGGACGGTTGGAAGGAATGATTGTCGAAACTGAAGCCTACACGACAGATGCCGCCTCACACGGCCTGTTACCCGGCGAACGCAGCCGGTTGATGAAAGAGACGACAGGCCGGGTCTATGTGTACCTGATTTATGGGATGTACCATTGCCTGAATTTCACAGCAGATACCACCGGCCCGGGGGCAGTGCTCATTCGAGCGATTGAACCTCAAAAAGGATTTGAGTCACAGTCACCGGCACATCACTGGCATAAACTCGCCAATGGTCCAGGAAAGCTATGTCGTTTGTTTGGGATAGATCTGAGTTATAACGGCAGTCTGGTCGGCGATAAAATTCAGCTTCTCAAACCAGAAACTGAAGTTGAGGTTGCCACTTCTCCCCGAATTGGAATTACCAAAGCAGTGGAACTTCCCTGGCGCTTTTATATTCCCGGAAACAAGGCCGTCAGTCGGTTTAAAACCCCTCCGCCCACCGTTCTTCAATCATCCGAGATCTGA
- a CDS encoding phosphoglycerate kinase, with amino-acid sequence MSLSIRDLDLQGKRVFMRVDFNVPINAEGKVADDTRIRAAIPTIQLAREKGGRVILASHLGRPKGSPQPKYSLQPVLEPLSQLLGIPVAFAADCIGEEAKAKAEALQPGEVLLLENLRFYKEEEKNNPDFARSLAELADVYVNDAFGTAHRAHASTAGITEFLTDKAAGLLMEKELTYLGKALHDPEHPFVAILGGAKVSDKIEVIDNLLKTANVMLIGGAMSYTFLKARGLEIGKSLVEDDKLNLARELEQKAKERGVKFLIPTDHLVADLSRPDLAPKTVSVSETPADLAGYDIGPATVAAYTEEIAKAKTIVWNGPMGIFENPLYAEGTMAVAKAVAACDGTTIIGGGDSVAAINQAGLADKVSHVSTGGGASLEFLSGLELPGVAVLK; translated from the coding sequence ATGAGTCTTTCAATTCGAGACCTTGATCTCCAGGGAAAACGAGTGTTTATGCGAGTTGATTTTAATGTCCCGATCAACGCTGAGGGGAAAGTCGCTGACGACACTCGCATTCGGGCTGCAATTCCGACCATCCAACTGGCGCGCGAAAAGGGCGGGCGAGTCATCCTGGCCTCCCATTTGGGCCGTCCTAAAGGGTCGCCTCAACCAAAATACAGTTTGCAGCCGGTTCTTGAACCACTTTCACAATTGCTTGGGATTCCAGTTGCTTTTGCGGCTGATTGTATTGGCGAAGAGGCAAAAGCAAAAGCTGAAGCCCTCCAACCAGGTGAAGTTCTCCTGCTTGAAAACCTCCGTTTTTACAAAGAAGAAGAGAAAAATAACCCTGATTTTGCCCGATCACTGGCTGAATTAGCTGATGTCTATGTCAATGACGCATTTGGGACCGCACACCGGGCGCATGCTTCGACGGCTGGGATTACTGAATTTTTGACCGACAAAGCCGCCGGCCTGTTGATGGAAAAAGAACTGACCTATTTAGGGAAAGCCCTCCATGACCCAGAACATCCTTTTGTGGCGATTCTGGGTGGTGCCAAAGTTTCCGATAAAATTGAGGTCATTGACAATTTGTTGAAAACGGCGAATGTCATGTTGATTGGTGGGGCAATGTCCTACACCTTCTTAAAAGCCCGTGGCCTGGAGATTGGAAAATCACTGGTTGAAGATGACAAACTTAATCTGGCTCGCGAACTTGAACAAAAAGCCAAAGAACGCGGGGTCAAATTCCTGATCCCCACCGATCATCTGGTGGCTGATTTGAGCCGTCCAGACCTGGCCCCGAAAACAGTATCCGTTTCTGAAACTCCGGCTGATCTGGCTGGGTATGACATTGGGCCGGCGACAGTTGCGGCCTACACCGAGGAAATTGCAAAGGCCAAAACCATTGTCTGGAATGGCCCAATGGGCATCTTTGAAAACCCGCTCTATGCCGAAGGCACCATGGCGGTTGCCAAAGCCGTGGCTGCCTGTGACGGCACTACAATTATTGGAGGCGGTGACAGCGTAGCGGCGATCAATCAAGCCGGGTTGGCTGATAAAGTCTCCCACGTTTCAACCGGAGGTGGTGCGAGCCTGGAGTTCTTATCTGGACTGGAGCTTCCTGGCGTGGCGGTTTTGAAATAA
- a CDS encoding glycerophosphodiester phosphodiesterase: MTFVFPQIWAHRGARSQAPENTLAAFRRAFELGADGVELDVMCCGTGELVVFHDYEVSRLTNGKGKTGELSLHALKSLDVGSHFSPQFAGEPPPTLPEVLDALPPTASINIEIKNEAIRSAGEEELVARLICQYKLTDRAIVSSFNPFVLRRIRKLDPHIRIGYLHEAHPRLYLRPKAVSTWLRPNALHPEFTVVTSEMIRQAHQRGVAVHAWTVNEVDVMRRLIEWGVDALITDFPERALKLKAEYLAGK; the protein is encoded by the coding sequence ATGACTTTTGTTTTTCCACAAATTTGGGCTCATCGAGGGGCGCGTTCCCAGGCGCCGGAAAATACACTGGCTGCGTTTCGTCGGGCCTTTGAACTTGGCGCCGATGGTGTGGAACTGGATGTCATGTGCTGCGGAACGGGCGAACTGGTCGTCTTTCACGATTATGAAGTGTCACGACTCACCAATGGCAAAGGCAAAACCGGTGAACTTTCTCTCCATGCCCTGAAGTCTCTGGATGTCGGCAGCCATTTTAGCCCGCAATTTGCCGGTGAACCCCCACCTACCCTGCCTGAAGTTCTGGATGCACTTCCCCCAACCGCATCAATCAACATTGAGATCAAAAATGAAGCCATTCGAAGTGCCGGCGAGGAAGAGCTTGTTGCGAGGTTAATTTGCCAGTACAAACTCACTGACCGTGCGATTGTCTCATCATTCAACCCGTTTGTTCTGCGACGAATACGCAAACTTGACCCACACATTCGGATTGGGTACCTCCACGAAGCCCACCCACGGCTCTATCTCCGCCCCAAAGCCGTTTCAACCTGGCTCCGGCCCAATGCACTTCACCCAGAATTTACAGTCGTAACTTCGGAAATGATTCGACAGGCACACCAGCGTGGAGTTGCAGTTCATGCCTGGACGGTCAACGAGGTTGATGTCATGCGCCGGTTGATTGAGTGGGGCGTGGATGCGTTGATTACTGATTTTCCGGAACGCGCCCTGAAACTTAAAGCTGAATACCTGGCCGGAAAGTGA